The proteins below are encoded in one region of Betaproteobacteria bacterium:
- the fliG gene encoding flagellar motor switch protein FliG translates to MATSPEEGLEKSATLLIALGEDHAAEVLKHLGPREVQKLGHAMALLKSVPRTKVEGILSEFHQIAEEQSAVHVDTDAYIRNVLNKALGDDKASNLISRILQTGETSGIEGLKWMDATTVADLIKNEHPQIIATILVHLEHDHASEILNHFTERLRNDVVLRIATLEGIQPAALKELNEAMMRILAGSSSVKRTAMGGVRTVAEILNFIGTNNETSVVDAIREYDPDLAQKILDEMFVFENLLEIDDRSIQLILREVQSDSLILALKGASPELREKIFKNMSQRAAEMLREDLESKGPVRLSEVEAEQKEILKVVRRLADEGQIVLGGAGGEQML, encoded by the coding sequence ATGGCAACTAGCCCTGAAGAAGGCCTCGAAAAGAGCGCCACGCTACTTATTGCACTCGGCGAAGATCACGCTGCCGAAGTACTCAAGCATCTCGGCCCCAGAGAGGTGCAGAAGCTCGGCCATGCAATGGCCTTGTTGAAATCCGTTCCTCGCACTAAAGTCGAAGGAATTCTCAGTGAGTTTCACCAGATCGCAGAGGAGCAGTCAGCGGTTCACGTCGATACCGATGCGTACATCCGCAACGTACTTAACAAAGCCCTGGGCGACGACAAGGCCTCAAACCTCATTTCGCGCATTCTGCAAACAGGAGAAACCTCCGGCATTGAAGGATTGAAGTGGATGGACGCGACCACCGTCGCCGACCTGATTAAAAACGAGCACCCGCAAATCATCGCGACAATTCTCGTTCATCTGGAACACGACCATGCCAGCGAAATTCTCAATCATTTCACGGAGCGTTTGCGCAACGATGTCGTGCTCCGTATTGCTACGCTTGAAGGCATCCAGCCCGCTGCGCTCAAGGAACTTAACGAGGCCATGATGCGTATCCTAGCGGGCTCATCCAGTGTCAAGCGCACGGCCATGGGCGGCGTACGAACCGTTGCAGAAATTCTCAATTTCATTGGCACCAACAACGAAACTTCGGTTGTCGACGCCATTCGCGAATACGATCCCGATCTCGCGCAAAAGATTCTCGACGAAATGTTTGTTTTCGAAAATCTGCTGGAAATCGACGACCGTTCCATTCAACTCATCCTTCGCGAAGTTCAGTCCGATTCCCTGATCCTCGCACTCAAAGGAGCCTCCCCAGAATTGCGCGAGAAAATCTTCAAGAACATGTCACAGCGTGCCGCTGAAATGTTGCGAGAAGACCTGGAGTCAAAGGGGCCGGTCCGACTATCCGAGGTCGAGGCCGAACAGAAGGAAATTCTAAAGGTCGTTCGCCGCCTTGCCGACGAGGGACAAATTGTCCTCGGTGGCGCCGGCGGCGAGCAGATGCTCTAA